A part of Gambusia affinis linkage group LG19, SWU_Gaff_1.0, whole genome shotgun sequence genomic DNA contains:
- the sgsm3 gene encoding small G protein signaling modulator 3, with translation MSGTYTPAPGGSFSALTPSMWPQDILAKYHQKDPAEQPEQQYDEFGFRIDMEDDGEPKIRLGTEGSPQREDPQQRLRWQAHLEFTHNHRVGDLTWDLIDPVLPQSERLCSLVLGGIPHSMRPQLWMRLSGALQKKRTSEISYKEIVKNSSNDDTSTSKQIEKDLLRTMPTNACFSTLNSVGVPRLRRVLRALAWLYPDIGYCQGTGMVISCLLLFLEEEDALWMMCALIEDLLPPSYFSSTLLGVQTDQRVLRQLIIQYLPALDRLLQEHDIELSLITLHWFLTSFASVVDIRLLLRIWDLLFYQGSVVLFQITLGMLKIKEEELVSSENSASIFNTLSDLPSQLKDGPAVLGEAMRIAGTLSQETLEAYRHKHLAYILNEQAQLNNGNNSTLSTNLNKVVRRQSLRRKSTLSSLLFGEDEADALKSKNIKQTELVAALREAITRTAEHFHCLDPRHSSTDLTPDYSMESHQRDHENFLVVSRNRRRRAKALLDFERHDDDELGFRKNDIITIISQKDEHCWVGELNGLRGWFPAKFVEILDERSKEYSLAGDDSVTEAVTDLVRGTLCPALKAIFQHGLKKTSILGGPCHPWLFIEEAASREVERDFNSVYSRLVLCKTYRLDEDGKVLTPEELLYRAVQAVNMSHDSVHAQMDVKFRSLVCVGLNEQVLHLWLEVLCSSMAAVEKWYHPWSFLRSPGWVQIKCELRVLSKFAFSLSQDSELPDKKVEKEQKPLKEGVQDMLVKHHLFSWDIDG, from the exons ATGTCTG GTACTTACACACCAGCACCTGGTGGATCTTTTTCGGCTCTCACCCCAAGCATGTGGCCTCAAGATATTTTGGCCAAATATCATCAA AAAGATCCTGCAGAGCAGCCTGAACAACAGTATGATGAGTTTGGCTTCAGAATAGATATGGAag ATGATGGAGAGCCCAAGATAAGGTTGGGAACAGAGGGTTCACCCCAGCGTGAAGACCCCCAGCAGCGGCTTCGCTGGCAAGCCCACTTGGAGTTCACCCATAACCACAGAGTGGGGGACCTGACCTGGGATCTCATCGATCCCGTCCTTCCACAGTCGGAGCGTCTGTGTTCTTTGGTCCTTGGTGGTATACCTCACAGCATGAGGCCCCAG TTATGGATGCGTCTGTCTGGAGCACTGCAAAAGAAGAGGACCTCAGAGATTTCCTACAAGGAAATTGTCAAGAATAGCTCTAATGATGACACCAGTACATCTAAGCAG ATAGAAAAGGATCTGTTACGGACCATGCCAACCAATGCATGCTTCAGCACTCTAAACAGTGTGGGAGTCCCAAGACTGAGGCGGGTACTGAGAGCTCTGGCATGGCTCTACCCAGATATTGGGTACTGTCAGGGCACTGGCATG GTCATTTCCTGCCTGCTGCTCTttctggaggaggaggacgcACTGTGGATGATGTGTGCTTTGATCGAAGACCTCCTTCCTCCGTCCTACTTCTCCTCCACACTCTTGGGGGTCCAAACAGATCAGAGGGTTCTGCGGCAGCTCATCATTCAGTACCTCCCTGCCCTGGACCGCCTCCTCCAAGAGCATGACATAG AGTTGTCGCTAATCACATTGCACTGGTTCCTGACGTCATTTGCCAGTGTGGTGGACATCCGTCTGCTTCTAAGGATCTGGGATCTGTTGTTTTATCAGGGCTCGGTGGTGCTCTTCCAGATCACACTGGGCATGCTCAAAATTAAG GAGGAAGAGCTTGTTTCATCAGAAAACTCTGCGTCCATTTTTAACACTCTGTCAGACCTGCCAAGTCAGTTAAAAGATGGGCCTGCAGTTCTTGGAGAGGCTATGCGGATAGCTGGGACGTTATCCCAGGAAACATTGGAGGCTTATCGTCACAAGCACCTGGCCTATATTCTTAATGAACAGGCACAGCTCAACAATGGAAACAATTCCACACTCAGTACCAATCTCAACAAG gTGGTGAGGAGACAGTCCCTGCGCAGGAAATCCACCCTGAGCTCTCTGCTGTTTGGGGAGGATGAGGCTGATGCCCTGAAATCCAAAAACATCAAGCAGACAGAGTTAGTTGCTGCTCTAAGGGAGGCTATAACTCGTACTGCAGAGCACTTCCACTGTCTAGACCCACGGCATTCCAGCACT GATCTGACTCCAGATTACTCCATGGAGAGCCACCAGAGAGACCATGAAAACTTTCTTGTGGTGTCTCGTAACAGACGGAGACGAGCAAAGGCTTTGCTGGATTTCGAACGTCACGACGATGATGAATTGGGCTTCAGAAAGAATGACATCATCACT ATCATTTCACAAAAAGATGAGCACTGTTGGGTTGGTGAGCTCAATGGCCTGAGAG GTTGGTTTCCAGCCAAGTTTGTGGAAATTCTGGATGAAAGAAGTAAGGAG TACTCATTAGCAGGTGATGACTCGGTGACAGAGGCAGTGACTGACCTGGTCAGAGGAACCCTGTGTCCTGCCCTGAAGGCCATCTTTCAGCATGGATTAAAAAAGACCTCTATACTTGGAGGACCTTGTCACCCATGGTTATTCATAGAGGAg GCAGCTAGTAGGGAGGTGGAGAGAGACTTCAATTCTGTCTACTCCAGGCTTGTGCTTTGTAAAACATACAG GTTAGATGAAGATGGAAAAGTGCTAACACCTGAGGAGTTGCTGTACAGA GCAGTGCAGGCTGTAAACATGAGCCACGACTCCGTACACGCTCAGATGGATGTCAAATTCAGATCTCTCGTGTGTGTTGGCCTAAA TGAACAGGTTCTTCATCTGTGGTTGGAGGTGTTGTGCTCCAGCATGGCTGCAGTAGAAAAATGGTATCATCCATGGTCATTCCTGCGCAGTCCTGGTTGGGTGCAAATCAAGTGTGAGCTCAG GGTACTGTCAAAATTTGCCTTCAGTCTCTCTCAAGACAGTGAGCTGCCTGACAAGAAAGTG GAGAAAGAGCAGAAACCACTGAAAGAAGGAGTGCAGGATATGCTGGTGAAACATCACCTCTTTAGCTGGGACATTGATGGCTGA
- the gtpbp1 gene encoding GTP-binding protein 1 isoform X1, which produces MASLAAEHEPGITPGSGALAEALVPASIFAPDRGGCGEEDGDECLEDEDMTNGKPEDRRIDCSSKLALVSPNGEQYDSLLQQLRDRMEDGCGETIYVVGMGSDGGDWGLDEKDMEASVATIHSMCEQLDSDLIPLRERTEAAGMVVDYLIRRRVGELDFLEVRVAVVGNVDAGKSTLLGVLTHGELDNGRGFARQKLFRHKHEMESGRTSSVGNDILGFDQEGQVVNKPDSHGGSLDWTKICEKSSKVITFIDLAGHEKYLKTTVFGMTGHLPDFCMLMVGSNAGIVGMTKEHLGLALALNVPVFVVVTKIDMCPANILQETLKLLQRLLKSPGCRKIPVLVQNKDDVIVAASNFSSERMCPIFQISNVTGENMDLLKMFLNLLSSRTSYRDDQPAEFQIDDTYSVPGVGTVVSGTTLRGLIRLNDTMLLGPDPLGSFIPIAVKSIHRKRMPVKEVRGGQTASFALKKIKRSSIRKGMVMVSPKLNPQATWEFEAEILVLHHPTTISPRYQAMVHCGSIRQTATILSMNRDCLRTGDKASVHFRFIKTPEYLHCDQRLVFREGRTKAVGTITKLLHSTNNMPSNSKPPQIKMQSTKKVPLRKEDGTVTTSDDAATIAQPAGSSTSQPGEGDDDPQIKEGNKENKPKSGGGGRRRGGQRHKGKGQNSSTNSMAAPSSTATGNS; this is translated from the exons ATGGCATCATTAGCAGCAGAGCATGAGCCAGGAATAACACCGGGCTCTGGAGCTCTGGCTGAAGCTTTAGTTCCCGCGAGTATATTTGCTCCAGACCGGGGAGGATGTGGAGAAGAGGACGGCGACGAGTGCCTTGAGGACGAGGACATGACCAATGGCAAACCCGAGGACCGAAGGATTGATTGCAGCAGCAAG CTAGCACTTGTAAGCCCAAACGGGGAGCAGTATGATTCGTTACTCCAGCAGCTTCGGGACAGAATGGAGGATGGCTGTGGGGAAACCATCTATGTGGTTGGAATGGGTTCTG ATGGTGGTGACTGGGGTCTGGATGAGAAAGACATGGAAGCCTCAGTTGCCACAATACACTCAATGTGCGAGCAGCTGGACTCTGACCTCATCCCTCTCAGAGAGCGCACTGAGGCTGCTGGGATGGTGGTCGACTATCTGATTCGGAGGCGTGTGGGTGAGCTGGACTTCCTGGAGGTCAG AGTCGCAGTGGTGGGGAACGTGGACGCCGGCAAGAGCACTCTGCTGGGAGTGTTGACACATGGCGAGCTGGACAACGGCAGGGGATTTGCCCGGCAGAAACTTTTCAGGCATAAACATGAGATGGAAAGTGGCAGGACAAGCAGTGTGGGCAACGATATCCTGGGCTTCGACCAGGAGGGTCAG GTTGTGAACAAGCCTGACAGTCATGGAGGAAGCCTGGACTGGACCAAGATCTGTGAGAAGTCCTCTAAAGTCATTACCTTCATAGACTTGGCAGGCCACGAGAAATACCTCAAGACCACTGTGTTTGGGATGACTGGACACCTTCCGGACTTCTGCATGCTTATG gTTGGCAGTAACGCTGGTATTGTTGGGATGACCAAAGAACATCTTGGGCTGGCTTTAGCTTTGAATGTGCCAGTCTTCGTAGTGGTAACCAAAATAGACATGTGTCCTGCCAACATCTTACAAG AGACCTTGAAGTTACTCCAAAGGTTACTCAAGTCTCCTGGCTGCAGGAAGATTCCCGTCCTTGTACAGAACAAAGATGATGTGATAGTCGCAGCTTCAAACTTCAGTTCAGAGAG GATGTGCCCAATCTTTCAGATTTCCAACGTAACTGGTGAGAACATGGACCTGCTAAAGATGTTTCTCAACCTGCTCTCCTCCAGAACATCATACAGAGACGACCAGCCTGCTGAGTTTCAGATAGATGATACCTACTCTGTTCCG GGAGTAGGAACTGTAGTTTCAGGAACCACCTTACGAGGGCTCATACGTCTGAATGACACCATGCTACTGGGTCCAGATCCTCTTGGAAGCTTCATCCCCATTGCTGTTAAATCAATCCACCGCAAACGAATGCCTGTGAAGGAGGTCAGAGGCGGCCAGACTGCCTCGTTTGCTTTAAAAAAG ATCAAGCGTTCGTCTATAAGAAAAGGCATGGTGATGGTGTCGCCAAAGTTAAACCCTCAGGCAACTTGGGAGTTTGAGGCTGAAATCCTGGTTCTGCATCATCCCACAACAATATCCCCCAGATACCAGGCAATGG TCCACTGTGGGAGTATACGACAGACCGCCACCATCTTGTCCATGAATAGAGACTGCTTAAGGACAGGGGACAAGGCTTCAGTTCACTTCCGCTTCATCAAAACCCCAGAGTACCTTCACTGTGACCAGAGGCTGGTGTTCAGAGAGGGTCGCACCAAGGCTGTGGGAACCATCACTAAG CTGTTGCACTCCACTAATAACATGCCATCAAACTCCAAACCTCCACAAATCAAAATGCAGTCTACAAAAAAGGTGCCACTCAGAAAAGAGGACGGAACCGTGACGACCAGCGATGATGCAGCAACGATAGCACAGCCGGCCGGCTCAAGCACGTCACAGCCA GGGGAGGGAGATGATGACCCTCAAATAAAAGAGGGCAACAAAGAGAACAag CCAAAGTCTGGGGGAGGTGGAAGGAGAAGGGGTGGCCAAAGACACAAAGGAAAAGGCCAAAATAGCAGCACCAACTCAATGGCAGCACCCTCCTCAACAGCAACAGGAAACAGCTGA
- the gtpbp1 gene encoding GTP-binding protein 1 isoform X2 yields MASLAAEHEPGITPGSGALAEALVPASIFAPDRGGCGEEDGDECLEDEDMTNGKPEDRRIDCSSKLALVSPNGEQYDSLLQQLRDRMEDGCGETIYVVGMGSDGGDWGLDEKDMEASVATIHSMCEQLDSDLIPLRERTEAAGMVVDYLIRRRVGELDFLEVRVAVVGNVDAGKSTLLGVLTHGELDNGRGFARQKLFRHKHEMESGRTSSVGNDILGFDQEGQVVNKPDSHGGSLDWTKICEKSSKVITFIDLAGHEKYLKTTVFGMTGHLPDFCMLMVGSNAGIVGMTKEHLGLALALNVPVFVVVTKIDMCPANILQETLKLLQRLLKSPGCRKIPVLVQNKDDVIVAASNFSSERMCPIFQISNVTGENMDLLKMFLNLLSSRTSYRDDQPAEFQIDDTYSVPGVGTVVSGTTLRGLIRLNDTMLLGPDPLGSFIPIAVKSIHRKRMPVKEVRGGQTASFALKKIKRSSIRKGMVMVSPKLNPQATWEFEAEILVLHHPTTISPRYQAMVHCGSIRQTATILSMNRDCLRTGDKASVHFRFIKTPEYLHCDQRLVFREGRTKAVGTITKLLHSTNNMPSNSKPPQIKMQSTKKVPLRKEDGTVTTSDDAATIAQPAGSSTSQPPKSGGGGRRRGGQRHKGKGQNSSTNSMAAPSSTATGNS; encoded by the exons ATGGCATCATTAGCAGCAGAGCATGAGCCAGGAATAACACCGGGCTCTGGAGCTCTGGCTGAAGCTTTAGTTCCCGCGAGTATATTTGCTCCAGACCGGGGAGGATGTGGAGAAGAGGACGGCGACGAGTGCCTTGAGGACGAGGACATGACCAATGGCAAACCCGAGGACCGAAGGATTGATTGCAGCAGCAAG CTAGCACTTGTAAGCCCAAACGGGGAGCAGTATGATTCGTTACTCCAGCAGCTTCGGGACAGAATGGAGGATGGCTGTGGGGAAACCATCTATGTGGTTGGAATGGGTTCTG ATGGTGGTGACTGGGGTCTGGATGAGAAAGACATGGAAGCCTCAGTTGCCACAATACACTCAATGTGCGAGCAGCTGGACTCTGACCTCATCCCTCTCAGAGAGCGCACTGAGGCTGCTGGGATGGTGGTCGACTATCTGATTCGGAGGCGTGTGGGTGAGCTGGACTTCCTGGAGGTCAG AGTCGCAGTGGTGGGGAACGTGGACGCCGGCAAGAGCACTCTGCTGGGAGTGTTGACACATGGCGAGCTGGACAACGGCAGGGGATTTGCCCGGCAGAAACTTTTCAGGCATAAACATGAGATGGAAAGTGGCAGGACAAGCAGTGTGGGCAACGATATCCTGGGCTTCGACCAGGAGGGTCAG GTTGTGAACAAGCCTGACAGTCATGGAGGAAGCCTGGACTGGACCAAGATCTGTGAGAAGTCCTCTAAAGTCATTACCTTCATAGACTTGGCAGGCCACGAGAAATACCTCAAGACCACTGTGTTTGGGATGACTGGACACCTTCCGGACTTCTGCATGCTTATG gTTGGCAGTAACGCTGGTATTGTTGGGATGACCAAAGAACATCTTGGGCTGGCTTTAGCTTTGAATGTGCCAGTCTTCGTAGTGGTAACCAAAATAGACATGTGTCCTGCCAACATCTTACAAG AGACCTTGAAGTTACTCCAAAGGTTACTCAAGTCTCCTGGCTGCAGGAAGATTCCCGTCCTTGTACAGAACAAAGATGATGTGATAGTCGCAGCTTCAAACTTCAGTTCAGAGAG GATGTGCCCAATCTTTCAGATTTCCAACGTAACTGGTGAGAACATGGACCTGCTAAAGATGTTTCTCAACCTGCTCTCCTCCAGAACATCATACAGAGACGACCAGCCTGCTGAGTTTCAGATAGATGATACCTACTCTGTTCCG GGAGTAGGAACTGTAGTTTCAGGAACCACCTTACGAGGGCTCATACGTCTGAATGACACCATGCTACTGGGTCCAGATCCTCTTGGAAGCTTCATCCCCATTGCTGTTAAATCAATCCACCGCAAACGAATGCCTGTGAAGGAGGTCAGAGGCGGCCAGACTGCCTCGTTTGCTTTAAAAAAG ATCAAGCGTTCGTCTATAAGAAAAGGCATGGTGATGGTGTCGCCAAAGTTAAACCCTCAGGCAACTTGGGAGTTTGAGGCTGAAATCCTGGTTCTGCATCATCCCACAACAATATCCCCCAGATACCAGGCAATGG TCCACTGTGGGAGTATACGACAGACCGCCACCATCTTGTCCATGAATAGAGACTGCTTAAGGACAGGGGACAAGGCTTCAGTTCACTTCCGCTTCATCAAAACCCCAGAGTACCTTCACTGTGACCAGAGGCTGGTGTTCAGAGAGGGTCGCACCAAGGCTGTGGGAACCATCACTAAG CTGTTGCACTCCACTAATAACATGCCATCAAACTCCAAACCTCCACAAATCAAAATGCAGTCTACAAAAAAGGTGCCACTCAGAAAAGAGGACGGAACCGTGACGACCAGCGATGATGCAGCAACGATAGCACAGCCGGCCGGCTCAAGCACGTCACAGCCA CCAAAGTCTGGGGGAGGTGGAAGGAGAAGGGGTGGCCAAAGACACAAAGGAAAAGGCCAAAATAGCAGCACCAACTCAATGGCAGCACCCTCCTCAACAGCAACAGGAAACAGCTGA